The following coding sequences are from one Candidatus Aegiribacteria sp. window:
- a CDS encoding GNAT family N-acetyltransferase: protein MINNEIQITQIIDEIQKDEILSIMYDAFEKKLSNLELKPKSREQGLRILRKSANYDQGLYAIHKSGIIGAVGMNSRKKRFYYFEWKVLLEEFGFIGASWRSIIQKYSADSLKDTELYIGSIAVAENYRGKGIGTKLLDAVKDLARNNGFESIILDVVDTNPRAFDLYKRYGYEVIKKRKFGFITRSAGFSFSYKMRYTI from the coding sequence ATGATAAATAATGAGATACAAATTACTCAGATCATTGATGAGATTCAAAAGGATGAAATTCTTTCGATAATGTATGATGCTTTTGAAAAGAAACTATCGAATCTTGAACTAAAACCGAAATCCAGAGAACAGGGATTACGAATTCTCAGAAAAAGCGCAAATTATGATCAGGGGTTATACGCAATTCACAAATCCGGAATTATCGGTGCTGTGGGGATGAATTCTCGAAAGAAGAGATTCTATTATTTCGAGTGGAAAGTACTATTGGAGGAATTTGGTTTTATCGGTGCATCATGGAGATCAATCATTCAGAAATATTCCGCTGATAGCCTGAAGGATACGGAATTATATATCGGATCAATTGCAGTTGCAGAGAATTATCGCGGAAAAGGAATTGGAACAAAGTTACTTGATGCAGTAAAGGATCTTGCGAGAAATAACGGATTCGAAAGTATAATACTGGATGTCGTTGATACTAATCCCCGAGCATTTGATCTTTATAAGAGATATGGGTATGAAGTAATTAAAAAGAGGAAGTTTGGTTTCATAACAAGGTCAGCCGGATTTTCATTTTCTTATAAGATGAGATATACGATTTGA